Genomic segment of Streptomyces longhuiensis:
TCCACCGCGTCGTGCGCCTCGGAGACGCGGACCGCCCACTCCCCCGCGAGGCGACCGGAGCGCAACGCGAACGAGATGCCCTCGCGGGTCCACGGTTCGAGAAGCCCCGCCGCGTCACCACAGACGAGTACACGGCCGCGCGAGAGCGGCGAGTCGTCGGCGCGGCAGCGCGTCAGATGGCCGGAGGAGACCGACGGTTCGAAGCCGGCGAGGCCGAGCCGGGCGATGAAGTCCTCCAAGTACCGCTTCGTGGCGGCGCCCTCGCCCCGCGCCGAGATCACTCCGACGGTCAGGGTGTCCCCCTTGGGGAAGACCCAGCCGTAACTCCCGGGCATCGGGCCCCAGTCGATGAGGACGCGGCCCTTCCAGTCCTCGGCGACCGTCTCGGGCACGGGGATCTCCGCCTCGAGGCCGAGGTCGACCTGGTCGAGCTTCACCCCGACATGAGCCCCTATGCGGCTGGCGCTGCCGTCCGCCCCCACGACGGCGCGGGCCAGGATCGTTTCGCCACCCTGGAGGATCACGGCGACCGTGCGACGGTCGGGCACGGCCGAGCCGTGCTGCTCGACCCGCGAGACCGTCGCCCCCGTGCGCAGTTCGGCGCCCGCCTTCTGGGCGTGCTCGACGAGCTGGTGGTCGAAGTCGGCGCGGTTCACCAGGCCGAAGAGCATGTGGCGGGAGCGCCGGGTGCGGGTGAACTTCCCGTCGAGGGAGAACGTCACCGCGTCGATCCGGTCCCGGAACGGCAGCTCGAACCCCGGAGGGAGCGCGTCCCTGGAGGGGCCGATGATGCCGCCGCCGCATGTCTTGTACCGGGGCAGTTCCGCCTTCTCCAGAAGGAGGACGCTGCGTCCGGCGACCGCTGCCGCATAGGCGGCGGAGGCGCCCGCGGGGCCGGCGCCCACAATGACGACGTCCCACACCTGCCCGCCGCCACCGGCGTCCGCCGCGTGCTCGCCCGTACCGTTGCCGCCCGCCGAGTTCTCGCTGCTCACGATGGTCTACTGCTCCCGATCCAGCCGCCTGCCGCACCTTTCCCAGGCATCCTACGGCGGTGTCCCGCCAACCCCCTGTGGGAGGATCGGCGCTGCATGCCCTGTGCACGAAACGCTCACGCACACCAGCCGACGGCGGACCCGCACGGACGCGTGCGAAAGCCGCATACGTATACACACGTGCAACGTCGCACCTACGAGGAGCGTTCCCATGTCACCGAATCCGATCGCCGAGACCGTCGCCTCGCTCATGCCCGGGGCCCGGACCGAGCTCGCCGAACTGGTGGCGTTCAAGTCGGTGGCGGACTTCGACCAGTTCCCGAAGAGCGAGAGCGAGGGCGCCGCGAACTGGGTGGCGGACGCGCTGCGCGCCGAGGGCTTCCAGGACGTCGCGCTGCTCGACACCCCGGACGGGACACAGTCGGTCTACGGCTTCCTGCCGGGCCCCGAGGGCGCGCCGACCGTCCTCCTGTACGCGCACTACGACGTGCAGCCGCCGCTGGACGAGTCGGCGTGGGTCACACCGCCGTTCGAGCTGACGGAGCGCGAGGACGGCCGCTGGTACGGGCGCGGCGCCGCGGACTGCAAGGGCGGGGTCCTGATGCACCTGCTCGCGGTGCGGGCGCTCAAGGCCAACGGCGGTGTCCCGGTGAACGTCAAGGTGATCGCCGAGGGTTCCGAGGAGCAGGGAACGGGCGGTCTCGAGCGGTACGCCGAGCAGCACCCTGAGCTGCTGAAGGCGGACACCATCGTGATCGGTGACGCGGGCAACTTCCGGGTCGGCCTGCCGACGGCCACGTCGACGCTGCGCGGCATGACGCTCGTCCGGGTCCGGGTCGACACGCTCGGGGGCAACCTGCACTCGGGTCAGTTCGGCGGCGCGGCCCCGGACGCGCTCGCGGCGCTGGTGCGGATCCTCGACTCGCTGCGCGCGGAGGACGGCTCGACGACGGTCGACGGTCTCGCGACCGACGCCGTGTGGGACGGTCTCCAGTACGACGAGGGCCAGTTCCGCGAGGACGCCAAGGTCATCGACGGTGTCGAGCTGATCGGTTCGGGCACGGTCGCCGACCGCATCTGGGCCCGCCCCGCCGTCACCGTCCTCGGCATCGACTGCCCGCCGGTCGTCGGCGCGACGCCGTCCGTGCAGGCCGGGGCGCGCGCCCTGATCAGCCTGCGGGTGCCGCCGGGCACGGACGCCGTGGACGCGACGAAGCTCCTCGTCGCGCACATCGAGTCGCACACCCCGTGGGGCGCCCGCGTCCAGATCGAGCAGATCGGGCAGGGCCAGGCGTTCCGAGCGAACACCGACAGCCCGGCCTACGCGGCGATGACGGAGGCGATGAGCGTCGCGTACGACGGTCAGGAGATGCAGTACGCGGGCCAGGGCGGCTCGATCCCGCTGTGCAACACGCTCGCGTCGCTGTACCCGGAGGCGGAGATCCTGCTGATCGGCCTGAGCGAGCCCGAGGCGCAGATCCACGCGGTGAACGAGAGTGTGTCGCCGCAGGAGCTGGAGCGCCTCTCGGTCGCCGAGGCGCTGTTCCTCCAGAACTACGCCGCGATCTGAGCCACGCGCGGCCGACACCTACGCCCCGGGCGGAACTCTTCTGCCCGGGGCGTAGCCATGTCCCCCGGACGGCCGCCCGTCCCTACGGTCGGCGTATGAGTGTCTACGCCATCACCGATGTGATCGAGATCGTCCCCCGGCTGCACCTGTTGCGCTTCCCGGTGGGGCAGGCCTATCTGTGGGACGACGGGGACGAGTTGACGCTGGTGGACGCGGGAGCCGCCGGCGCCGGGGAGGCGATCGCCGACGCCGTACGCGCGCTGGGCAGGCATCCGCGCGAGGTGCGCCGGATCGTCCTGACGCACTTCCACGAGGACCACGCCGGCGGCGCGGGTGAGTTCGCGGCGCTCAGTGGGGCGGTGGTGTGGGCGCACCGGCTCGACGCGCCGTTCGTACGCGGTGAACGGCCGGGTCCCGCCCCGGAGTTCGAGGACTGGGAGCGCCCGCTGCACGCCGAGGCGCTGAAGCTGCTCCCGCCCCTGCCGGAGGACCCTGTACTGCCGCGTGAGGTGAGGGAGTTGGCGGGCGGTGAGGTGCTCGACTTCGGCGGGGGCGCCCACGTCGTCGCGGTGCCCGGGCACACGGACGGCAGCATCGCGCTCCATCTGCCCCGTCACGGTGTGCTGTTCACGGGTGACGCCGTGGCGGCGTCCCCGTTGGACGGGCAGGTCATGCTGGGCGTGTTGAACCTCGACCGCCGCCGGTCCGTCGAGTCCTTCCGCACCCTGGCCTCGCTCGACTCCGACGTGGCGTGCTTCGGGCACGGCGACCCCGTGAGGAACGGGTCGGCGGCGGTCCTGCGCGAGGTGGCCGCGCGCCTGGACGCCGCGTAGTCACCCCGTACGGCGTCAGCCCACCGGCACTCCGGCCTCCAGGTAGAGGGCGGCGCCGCGCTCGCGGGCCCGCAGCGCCCAGCGCAGGCGCTCGTACCGCACGGGAGGCAGGAGTCCGGCGGCCTCCTGCTCGGTGACGAACCGCCAGCCGCGCAGTTCCGGGCCCGGGAGGATCATGCGGCGGGCCTCGGCGCCGTCGAGGCGCCCGCCGTCGAAGAGCAGTCGCAGGCCGCCGTACGCGGGTGGTGCGGGCGCCTCCCAGTCGATGACGAGCAGGCCGGGCAGCTCGGGGAGCTGGATCCCGGTCTCCTCGGCGACCTCCCGTACTCCGGCCCTGGCGGGGGCCTCTCCGGGTTCCACGACACCGCCGGGGAACTCCCAGCCGGCCTTGTACGTGGGGTCGACGAGCAGGACGCGGCCGTCCTCGTCGAAGAGCAGCACGCCCGCGGCGACGGTCTCCCCGGTGGGCTCGGGCGTCTGCACGATGTCGCAGGGCTCGACGGCGCCGGTGCGCACGGCCTCGGCGATGCGGACGGCCGCTTCGTACGCACTCAGCGCGCTGGTGTCGACGGGGTGGGCGTCGGTGGTGAGCCAGTCGGCCAGCGCGGTGCGGTAGGCCTCGATGCGGTCGTAGGACCACTGCCGGACGCGTATCTCGCCGTCGGGCGCCTCGGGCGGTGTCTCGTGGCGGGCCGTTCGCTCGCGCAGGATCGTTTCGGCCGGGGCCAGGAGCACGTGGCGTACGGGGATCCTGCGGGCGGCGAGACCGCCGAAGATCTCGTCGCGGTACTCCTGCCTGAGCAGGGTTGCCGGGACGACGAGAACGCCGCCCACCTCGGCGAGCAGCGCGGCCGCCGTGTCGACGACGAGCCGCCGCCAGATGCGCAGGTCCTGGATGTCGGTCACCTCGGCCAGCTGCTTGGCGGGCAGCAGCTGCGCCAGTTCCCCGCCGATCACGTCGGGGTCGAAGAGCGTGCTGTTCGGGATCAGCTCGATCAGTTCCCGTGCGGTGGTGGACTTCCCCGCACCGAAAGCACCGTTGATCCAGACGATCACGGTTCCCCCTCCTCCGTCGGCCCCCTGAGGCTTGCCCGCAACAGCGTGCGGCGGAAACCAGCACCTGATGGGGGCGCGCCTCGCGTACGCCTCGCGCACGTCACCGAGGTCCGCGAACCTGCCACGGGGGCCGCTTAGGATCCGCTCCGTGGACCTTCCCGAAGAGTTGATTCGCATGCAGCACGACGCCGACGACAAGGGCCGCACCCTGGAGCACCTAGATGACGGGGAGCGCCAGGCGCAGCGGGAGGCCTGGTTCGACGCGGCGGCCAAGGTCGAGGCCGCGGTCACCGCGTACGCGCAGGAACAGGGCCTGAACCGGCACGACGTGGAGAAGACCCTGCGCCAGGCCGCCCGCCGGCCGCACTCGCAGAGCTGACGCCGGACGGTGTACGGGAGCGCTCCCTCCATGAGGTGTGCCCGCGCGGCCGAGGGGATCCATGCGACAGGGTGAACACCGCCGCGGCGGCACGGACGCGCCCCCGGTGCCTCCGGTGGTCTACGAGACGGGTGACTGCGTCGTCGTCGAACTGCGCGGCGAGGTCGACATCGTGACGCTCCAGGGCTCCGTCGCCCTGCTCGAGACGGTGGCGGCGGGCCCGGCCGCCACCGTGGTGATCGATCTGACCCGCACCACATTCCTCGACTGCTCGGGCCTGACCCTCCTCCTGCGCACCCGCCGCCGCGTCGAGTCCCGCGGCGGCCGCCTCAGGCTGGTCTGCGACCAGCCCCTGACACTGCGCCTGCTGGAGGTGACGGGCCTGCTGCCGCTCTTCGCCCCGGCCCCGACCGTCGAGGCGGCGGTACGGCAGAGCTAGAGCGGCCGGCCCGGCTACCCCTTGCTCGACCCCAGCGTGAGTCCCGCGATGAAGTGCCTCTGCAGGAGCAGGAACACCAGGATCGTGGGGAGCGCCACGAGGACCGAACCGGCGGCCAGCAAGTTGTAGTCGGTGAAGAATTGGCCCCGGAGGTTGTTGAGGGACGAGGTGATCGGGAGCTTGTCGGGGTTCGAGATGAAGATCAGGGCCCAGAGGAAGTCGTTGTAGATCCAGGTGAATTCGAGCGTGCCGAGCGCGGCGAGTGCCGGGCGGCACAGTGGCAGCGTGATGCGCCAGAACTGCGTCCACAGCCCCGCGCCGTCGACGATCGCCGCCTCCAGGATCTCCTGGGGAAGAGTCCGCATGAAGTTCGCCAGGACGAAGACGCAGAATCCCAGCTGGAATCCGATGTTGACGATGATCACGGCCCAGTACGAGTCGTACATCGTCAGTGAGTCCGACATCCACCAGGGAAGCGGAATCTTCAGGAAGAGGACGTACAGCGGGGTGACGAGAACCTGGGGTGGCAGCAGGTTTCCCGCCGTGAAGAACATCAGGAGCACGATTCCGCCGCGCACCTTGATGCGCGACACCGCGAAGGCGACGAACGAGGCGAGGAAGAGCGTGATCAGGACGGCCGGGACCGCGATGATCAGGGTGTTCTTGAAGTACTCGCCCATCCCCGAGTCGCTGAGGGCCTCGCGGTAGTAGTCGAACGACAGGTGATCGGGCAGCGAGAAGTAGCCGTGCTGCGCCGTCTCCTCGTAGGGCCGCAGGGAGGCGTAGACCGCGAGCAGGAGCGGCGCGAGGAACGCCAGCGATACGGCCATGAGGAAGATGTGCACCCCGAACCGGCCGCGCCGGCGCGGGTGTTCACCACGCCGGTCGCCGCCGGCCAGGGAGCGGCCCCGGGCGGCGGGGGACGTCGTACGGATGTCGGCGGTCATCGGTCGCGCGCACCTCGCAGCTCTTGGACCAGGAACGTCACGATGAATCCCAGGGAGACCGTGAGGAGGACGACCGCGATGGCCGAGCCGAAGCCGATGCGGCTGGCCTCGCCGATGACGTTGTCCGTGATGAGGACGGACAGCAGCTCCAGGCCGTTGCGGCCCTTGTTCACGGCATAGACGATGTCGAAGGCGCGCAGCGACTCGATGACGGTGATGACGCCGACGATGACGTTGACGGGGCGAAGCGTCGGGAAGACGACGCGGAAGAAGGTCTGGCGGGCGTTCGCCCCGTCGATCGCCGCGGCTTCCTTCAGTGTCGGGTCGACGGATTTGAGGCCCGCGAGATAGAGGATCATCACGTATCCGGTGTGCCGCCAGCTCGCGGCCAGCATCATCATCCAGATGTTGAGGTCGGAGTCGCCCAGCCAGTCGATCGGGTTCTCGTGGTTGTCGAGAAGAGTGTTGACGACGCCCTGATCGGTGCCGAGGATCAGCTGCGCCATGAATCCGACGACGGCCAGTGAGAGCACGACCGGCATGTAGAGCGTCGACTGGTAGAAGCGGCTGAAGCGCACGCCCCGGTCGATGAGCACCGCGAGCAAGAGGCCGAAGGGTGTGGCGATCAGGCCGAGAAAGGCGAGCCACAGGAGGTTGTGGCGCACGGCCGGCCAGAACGGCGGATAGTTGTCGACGAGGTTCCGGTAGTTCTCTCCACCGACCCAGTGGATGTCTCCGATGCCGTCCCACGACGTGAAGGACAGGCCGATGGAGGCGAGTGTGGGACCCCAGATGATGACGATGTCGAGCAGTACGGGTATTCCCAGGAGCACGACGAGAACGGCGAGGTCACGGCGTGTGAATCGCCGTGACCTCCGCCGCCCTGCGCGCCGCGCGGTCTTCAGCGCCACGGAACGCATTCCCCCACCACTCAGCTGACGGCGGACGAGAAGATTTCCTTCTTCTGCCGCTCGATCCGGTTGACGAGGCCGTCGACGTCGTTCGGATTTCCGATGAAGTCCTGAAGCGCCTTGATCATCACGGTCTGCGCGAAGTCGGGCCGGGTGTCGCGGTCCATGAACTGCGATATCTGCTTGGCACCGGAGACGAGTTCGGCCGACTTCTTCTGCAGCGGGGTGTACTTGGACGTGTCGGCGCCGTCGTTCACGGCGACGTTGTTCGGGTCGCCGGCGAGGTAGATGTCCTCGGCCCCGGGAGTGCCGAGGTATTTGAGGAGTGCCTTGCCCGCTTCGACGTTCTTGGCCTTCTTCGCGATCAGGAAGCCGTCGATGGGAGCCTCCACCGCGTCCTGCCCGTACTGGGGGTCGATCTCCGGGAAAGCGAAGAAGTCGATGTCCGCGCGTTCGTTCTCCGGGAACTGCTGGCCCGGGTGCGGCATTCCGAAGACGGCCATGCCCGTCTGGCGCTTCTGCAGGCCCTGGGCGGCCTCCTCCCAGGTCCGGCCGAGGGCACCCTTCTGGTAGTACGGCATGAGTTCGCGCCAGAGGTCGAACACCTTCTTGACCTTGGTGTCGGTCCAGGCTTCCGTGCCCGCCATGAGGCCCTTGTGGAAGTCGTATCCGTTCAGGCGCATGTTGATGTAGTCGAAGGTGCCCATCGCGGGCCAGCCGTCCTTGTCGCAGAACGCGACCGGGGTGCCGTCCTTGTGCATCTGCTTCGCCAGGGCGATGAAGTCGTCCCAGTTCTTGGGCTGTTCGTAGCCCTGCTTCTCGAAGAGGCTCTTCCGGTGGAACACGGCCCACGGGTAGTAGTAGTACGGCACGAAGTACTGCTTGCCGTCGTGCGTGGACTGGTCCTTGAGCGCCGGCGAGAAGCCCTTGAAGCCCTTCCAGACGTCGTCGACGTCCGTCAGGAGGCCCTTCTCGGCGAAGTACTGCATGCGATAGCCGGCGAACCACATGAAGACGTCGTCCGGGGTGCCCTGGAGATAGCGCGTGATGTTCGTCTGGAACTCGTTGTGATCCGTGGTGTTGACGTCGACCTTCTTGCCGGACTTCTTCTCGTACGCCGTGAAGGCCGCAGCGAACGCCTTCTTCGGCACCGCGTCCGAGGAGTTGGACCCCACGGTGACGGTCTTCTTGTCGCCGCCCGGGCCGTCCCCACACGCCGTGAGCAGTGCCGGAAGCGTGAGCGCACCGGCGCCCACCGCCGCGCCCCGCAGGAGACCCCGACGGGACATCCGATGTCCTGTCGCGCTCCCGGGCGCGCCAGAACCGTAGAACGATGACTGTGCCATGTCCCCCTCCTGGGGCCGCAACCCAACACAACCGAACGCGAG
This window contains:
- a CDS encoding geranylgeranyl reductase family protein; translation: MSSENSAGGNGTGEHAADAGGGGQVWDVVIVGAGPAGASAAYAAAVAGRSVLLLEKAELPRYKTCGGGIIGPSRDALPPGFELPFRDRIDAVTFSLDGKFTRTRRSRHMLFGLVNRADFDHQLVEHAQKAGAELRTGATVSRVEQHGSAVPDRRTVAVILQGGETILARAVVGADGSASRIGAHVGVKLDQVDLGLEAEIPVPETVAEDWKGRVLIDWGPMPGSYGWVFPKGDTLTVGVISARGEGAATKRYLEDFIARLGLAGFEPSVSSGHLTRCRADDSPLSRGRVLVCGDAAGLLEPWTREGISFALRSGRLAGEWAVRVSEAHDAVDARRQALNYAFAVKAGLGVEMSVGKRMLTVFERRPGVLHAAITGFRPAWKAFARITRGSTTLGEIVRTYPMAGRVLSRLDRPAAAAASSAAPSVDDDPEATSRP
- a CDS encoding dipeptidase, whose translation is MSPNPIAETVASLMPGARTELAELVAFKSVADFDQFPKSESEGAANWVADALRAEGFQDVALLDTPDGTQSVYGFLPGPEGAPTVLLYAHYDVQPPLDESAWVTPPFELTEREDGRWYGRGAADCKGGVLMHLLAVRALKANGGVPVNVKVIAEGSEEQGTGGLERYAEQHPELLKADTIVIGDAGNFRVGLPTATSTLRGMTLVRVRVDTLGGNLHSGQFGGAAPDALAALVRILDSLRAEDGSTTVDGLATDAVWDGLQYDEGQFREDAKVIDGVELIGSGTVADRIWARPAVTVLGIDCPPVVGATPSVQAGARALISLRVPPGTDAVDATKLLVAHIESHTPWGARVQIEQIGQGQAFRANTDSPAYAAMTEAMSVAYDGQEMQYAGQGGSIPLCNTLASLYPEAEILLIGLSEPEAQIHAVNESVSPQELERLSVAEALFLQNYAAI
- a CDS encoding MBL fold metallo-hydrolase; the encoded protein is MSVYAITDVIEIVPRLHLLRFPVGQAYLWDDGDELTLVDAGAAGAGEAIADAVRALGRHPREVRRIVLTHFHEDHAGGAGEFAALSGAVVWAHRLDAPFVRGERPGPAPEFEDWERPLHAEALKLLPPLPEDPVLPREVRELAGGEVLDFGGGAHVVAVPGHTDGSIALHLPRHGVLFTGDAVAASPLDGQVMLGVLNLDRRRSVESFRTLASLDSDVACFGHGDPVRNGSAAVLREVAARLDAA
- a CDS encoding NUDIX hydrolase gives rise to the protein MIVWINGAFGAGKSTTARELIELIPNSTLFDPDVIGGELAQLLPAKQLAEVTDIQDLRIWRRLVVDTAAALLAEVGGVLVVPATLLRQEYRDEIFGGLAARRIPVRHVLLAPAETILRERTARHETPPEAPDGEIRVRQWSYDRIEAYRTALADWLTTDAHPVDTSALSAYEAAVRIAEAVRTGAVEPCDIVQTPEPTGETVAAGVLLFDEDGRVLLVDPTYKAGWEFPGGVVEPGEAPARAGVREVAEETGIQLPELPGLLVIDWEAPAPPAYGGLRLLFDGGRLDGAEARRMILPGPELRGWRFVTEQEAAGLLPPVRYERLRWALRARERGAALYLEAGVPVG
- a CDS encoding anti-sigma factor antagonist (This anti-anti-sigma factor, or anti-sigma factor antagonist, belongs to a family that includes characterized members SpoIIAA, RsbV, RsfA, and RsfB.), coding for MRQGEHRRGGTDAPPVPPVVYETGDCVVVELRGEVDIVTLQGSVALLETVAAGPAATVVIDLTRTTFLDCSGLTLLLRTRRRVESRGGRLRLVCDQPLTLRLLEVTGLLPLFAPAPTVEAAVRQS
- a CDS encoding carbohydrate ABC transporter permease; its protein translation is MTADIRTTSPAARGRSLAGGDRRGEHPRRRGRFGVHIFLMAVSLAFLAPLLLAVYASLRPYEETAQHGYFSLPDHLSFDYYREALSDSGMGEYFKNTLIIAVPAVLITLFLASFVAFAVSRIKVRGGIVLLMFFTAGNLLPPQVLVTPLYVLFLKIPLPWWMSDSLTMYDSYWAVIIVNIGFQLGFCVFVLANFMRTLPQEILEAAIVDGAGLWTQFWRITLPLCRPALAALGTLEFTWIYNDFLWALIFISNPDKLPITSSLNNLRGQFFTDYNLLAAGSVLVALPTILVFLLLQRHFIAGLTLGSSKG
- a CDS encoding carbohydrate ABC transporter permease, whose protein sequence is MRSVALKTARRAGRRRSRRFTRRDLAVLVVLLGIPVLLDIVIIWGPTLASIGLSFTSWDGIGDIHWVGGENYRNLVDNYPPFWPAVRHNLLWLAFLGLIATPFGLLLAVLIDRGVRFSRFYQSTLYMPVVLSLAVVGFMAQLILGTDQGVVNTLLDNHENPIDWLGDSDLNIWMMMLAASWRHTGYVMILYLAGLKSVDPTLKEAAAIDGANARQTFFRVVFPTLRPVNVIVGVITVIESLRAFDIVYAVNKGRNGLELLSVLITDNVIGEASRIGFGSAIAVVLLTVSLGFIVTFLVQELRGARDR
- a CDS encoding ABC transporter substrate-binding protein — translated: MSRRGLLRGAAVGAGALTLPALLTACGDGPGGDKKTVTVGSNSSDAVPKKAFAAAFTAYEKKSGKKVDVNTTDHNEFQTNITRYLQGTPDDVFMWFAGYRMQYFAEKGLLTDVDDVWKGFKGFSPALKDQSTHDGKQYFVPYYYYPWAVFHRKSLFEKQGYEQPKNWDDFIALAKQMHKDGTPVAFCDKDGWPAMGTFDYINMRLNGYDFHKGLMAGTEAWTDTKVKKVFDLWRELMPYYQKGALGRTWEEAAQGLQKRQTGMAVFGMPHPGQQFPENERADIDFFAFPEIDPQYGQDAVEAPIDGFLIAKKAKNVEAGKALLKYLGTPGAEDIYLAGDPNNVAVNDGADTSKYTPLQKKSAELVSGAKQISQFMDRDTRPDFAQTVMIKALQDFIGNPNDVDGLVNRIERQKKEIFSSAVS